The following coding sequences lie in one Alloacidobacterium dinghuense genomic window:
- a CDS encoding pyridoxal phosphate-dependent aminotransferase, translated as MVTKKATLRVAKRLDEVGFSDIVQIRNKVMELRSAGQLVHAFHGGEPFFETPEPIKYAMIRAMVENKTKYAPSSGIMPLREALVEKLRTRNHLDVALDDVLITSGGAHALYVAFQAVLDPGDDMLLFSPYWTPIRDMVTAAQARPLLVPTASARRNGLTKALEQFSTPHTKAIYYNTPQNPSGAVFSREEAEEVASFARKHNLIVIADEAYEDLVYEGEHVSIASLPGMAERTISTFTFSKSYGMTGWRVGYLVAKEPFITGLRKLVLYSANGVSTPSQWAALEALATTQSFIDRRREEYRERRDLLVNALNELGLECEMPQGAFYALPSVCKIHKDSRKAATILLEKAHVATIPGVVFGAQGEGCVRFGYSVPMAAIEAGIEALSKFLK; from the coding sequence ATGGTTACCAAAAAAGCCACGTTGCGTGTGGCCAAGCGTCTGGATGAAGTCGGTTTTTCCGACATCGTTCAGATTCGCAACAAGGTCATGGAACTGCGCAGCGCGGGCCAGCTTGTGCATGCATTTCACGGCGGCGAGCCTTTTTTTGAAACGCCCGAGCCAATTAAGTATGCAATGATCCGGGCTATGGTGGAGAACAAGACAAAGTATGCGCCCTCTTCCGGGATCATGCCGCTGCGTGAGGCCCTGGTCGAGAAGTTGCGAACCCGCAATCATCTCGATGTGGCATTGGATGATGTGCTGATTACATCTGGTGGGGCGCATGCGTTGTATGTCGCTTTTCAGGCGGTGCTTGATCCTGGTGATGACATGTTGCTGTTTTCACCATATTGGACGCCAATTCGTGACATGGTAACGGCTGCGCAGGCGCGGCCTCTGCTTGTCCCCACGGCAAGCGCGCGGCGCAATGGGCTGACTAAGGCGCTGGAGCAGTTCTCCACGCCTCACACCAAGGCGATCTATTACAACACCCCGCAGAATCCTTCTGGGGCGGTATTCTCGCGCGAGGAAGCGGAGGAAGTTGCATCGTTTGCCAGGAAGCATAACCTCATTGTGATTGCTGACGAGGCTTATGAAGATCTCGTGTACGAGGGCGAGCACGTATCGATCGCATCTTTGCCGGGAATGGCAGAAAGAACAATTTCGACCTTCACGTTTTCGAAGAGTTATGGAATGACCGGCTGGCGCGTGGGGTACCTCGTCGCTAAAGAACCGTTCATAACCGGACTGCGCAAGCTGGTTCTTTATTCGGCCAATGGCGTTTCTACGCCATCGCAATGGGCGGCGCTGGAAGCATTGGCGACGACGCAGAGTTTTATCGACCGGCGCAGGGAAGAATATCGTGAGCGGCGCGATCTGTTGGTGAATGCGCTCAACGAACTCGGACTCGAATGCGAAATGCCACAGGGCGCCTTTTACGCGCTGCCGAGTGTCTGCAAAATCCACAAGGACAGCCGAAAGGCAGCTACGATTCTGTTGGAAAAAGCCCATGTGGCGACCATTCCGGGAGTAGTTTTTGGAGCGCAGGGCGAGGGCTGCGTGCGCTTCGGTTACTCAGTTCCGATGGCTGCCATCGAAGCTGGCATTGAGGCGTTGTCAAAATTTCTTAAATGA
- a CDS encoding HisA/HisF-related TIM barrel protein, translating into MLIPSIDLMGGQIVQLVQGEKLKLAFDDFDYWIDRFSSYPIVQLIDLDAALRHGDNAVLIEKIAKRLPCQVGGGIATVERAAQMLAAGAQRVIFGSALFRSDEGVGTVNIVLANEIQSTIGADRFVASIDTKKGQVAVKGWKEQAGLTPEQAIAALNPFCGAFLYTHVDTEGTMQGFPLDVARRLRGLTERQLIVAGGIREQAEIDALHRIGVDAVAGMAVYTGALAT; encoded by the coding sequence ATGTTGATTCCGTCGATTGATTTGATGGGGGGCCAGATTGTGCAGCTCGTTCAGGGCGAGAAGTTGAAGCTTGCCTTTGACGATTTTGACTACTGGATTGATCGTTTCAGCTCGTACCCCATCGTGCAGCTTATTGATCTAGACGCGGCGCTGCGCCATGGCGACAATGCAGTCCTGATCGAGAAGATAGCGAAGCGCCTGCCTTGCCAGGTTGGCGGGGGCATTGCGACGGTTGAACGTGCCGCGCAGATGCTGGCCGCGGGCGCGCAACGCGTGATCTTTGGCTCAGCTCTCTTTCGCAGTGACGAAGGCGTCGGCACGGTGAACATTGTGCTTGCGAACGAAATCCAGTCGACGATAGGGGCGGACAGATTTGTGGCGAGCATCGATACAAAAAAGGGGCAGGTTGCAGTAAAAGGCTGGAAGGAGCAAGCAGGACTTACTCCAGAGCAAGCGATAGCAGCTCTGAATCCATTTTGCGGAGCATTCTTATACACGCATGTGGATACGGAAGGAACGATGCAAGGCTTTCCACTGGATGTAGCTCGACGGCTGCGCGGCCTGACGGAGCGGCAATTGATTGTCGCAGGCGGAATTCGCGAACAGGCGGAGATCGATGCTCTACACAGGATTGGCGTCGATGCTGTCGCGGGGATGGCAGTTTATACGGGGGCGCTCGCTACCTGA
- a CDS encoding FAD-binding and (Fe-S)-binding domain-containing protein, with translation MTSVSPFPVLNNTHHPHEGFDASRDLEKKLQSVIRGEVRFDPASRALYAVDASNYRQVPIGLVIPRDAADVEAAIAACREFGAPILARGGGTSLSGQCCNVAVVLDFSKYMHSIEWLDPGKKLAYVQPGIVLDRVREAAEEHHLTFAPDPATHSRCTLGGMIGNNSCGVHALMGGKTVDNIHSLNIALYDGTKLSVGATTEEELSAIIAGGGRSGEIYTGLRRIRDQYADLVRKRFPRIPRRVSGYNLDELLPENGFHVARALVGSEGTCVTVLGATLHLKPSPPYRRLVGLGFADPFIAADHVPFVLEYKPIGLEGFDGMLVDFMKRKELAVDDVVLLPEGRGHLLVEFGGWSAEDADAQVERFLQAIAQTPAVVRSYSSAEAPRVWHVRESALGSTVFIPGEPHGWEGWEDAGVPPEKLGSFLRETFKLMKEFDYRSPMYGHFGEGCVHMRINFDLESEPGIRKFRTFLDLATDIVIAHGGSISGEHGDGQARAALLPKMFGPELMQAFREFKALWDPLNKMNPGKLIDPVNVYEPHENLRLGAGYESKKFDTYFQFPDDKGSFAEATLRCVGVGACRKKNPGTMCPSYMATQEERHSTRGRAHLLWELMERDVLDRDWGNEQVREALDLCLSCKACKRECPVNVDVATYKAEFLAHYHERHSHPLRDYAFGFMDRWARLASIVPGITTRLANMPLQIPGVVSLVKQTLGIAPQRELPRFAAHSYQSHLASDARSQAQVLLWPDTWNNYYHPRVLQSARQVLTDAGFAPYTPKQHVCCGRPLYDFGFLKEARGYLERVLQQFAPQIDAGTTFIFLEPSCASVFRDELLNFFPTDMRAKRLSDQTLLLSQFLAQKAVGYKPPSLAGQQIVLHGHCHHKSLMKMNDEFAILMATGAQVEMLDSGCCGMAGPFGFEKEKYEVSQTLGERVLLPAVRMASPETLLVADGFSCREQIAQSTSRRALHFAEVISSLPRQHS, from the coding sequence GTGACTTCCGTCTCGCCCTTCCCGGTTCTGAATAACACGCATCATCCGCATGAAGGCTTTGATGCTTCTCGCGATCTAGAGAAGAAGCTGCAGTCCGTCATCCGTGGCGAAGTCCGCTTCGATCCGGCATCTCGCGCCCTCTACGCCGTCGACGCATCGAATTATCGCCAGGTGCCCATCGGGCTAGTCATTCCTCGCGATGCCGCTGACGTGGAAGCGGCCATCGCTGCCTGTCGCGAATTTGGCGCGCCCATATTGGCACGCGGCGGCGGCACCAGTCTTTCCGGCCAATGCTGCAACGTTGCCGTCGTGCTCGATTTCTCGAAGTACATGCACTCGATCGAGTGGCTCGATCCGGGAAAGAAGCTTGCCTACGTTCAGCCGGGCATCGTGCTCGACCGTGTCCGCGAGGCTGCTGAAGAGCATCACCTGACATTTGCGCCTGACCCTGCCACACACAGCCGTTGCACACTGGGCGGCATGATTGGCAACAACTCATGCGGCGTTCATGCGTTGATGGGCGGCAAGACTGTCGACAACATCCACTCGCTCAACATTGCCCTTTACGACGGGACAAAGCTGTCTGTGGGCGCAACCACTGAAGAAGAACTGAGTGCGATCATCGCTGGCGGTGGACGCAGCGGTGAAATCTACACCGGACTCCGCCGTATCCGCGATCAATATGCTGATCTCGTGCGCAAGCGCTTTCCGCGTATCCCGCGTCGCGTCTCCGGATACAATCTCGACGAATTGCTTCCGGAGAATGGCTTCCATGTAGCACGCGCCCTGGTTGGCAGCGAAGGCACGTGCGTCACGGTGCTGGGAGCAACGCTGCACTTGAAACCAAGTCCGCCATATCGGCGACTGGTTGGCCTCGGCTTTGCCGACCCTTTCATCGCTGCGGACCACGTGCCGTTTGTGCTCGAATACAAGCCGATTGGTCTCGAAGGCTTCGACGGCATGCTGGTCGATTTCATGAAGCGCAAGGAGCTTGCCGTTGATGACGTCGTTCTTCTACCTGAAGGGCGCGGGCATCTCCTTGTCGAGTTCGGTGGATGGTCGGCGGAAGATGCCGATGCGCAGGTCGAAAGATTTCTGCAAGCCATAGCGCAGACGCCCGCCGTCGTTCGCAGTTATAGCAGTGCCGAGGCACCGCGCGTCTGGCATGTTCGCGAATCTGCGCTGGGCTCGACCGTTTTCATTCCTGGTGAGCCGCATGGATGGGAGGGATGGGAGGACGCCGGCGTTCCTCCGGAAAAACTTGGCTCTTTCCTGCGCGAGACGTTCAAACTGATGAAAGAGTTCGACTATCGCAGCCCCATGTACGGGCACTTCGGCGAGGGCTGCGTGCACATGCGCATCAACTTCGATCTCGAAAGCGAACCCGGTATCCGCAAATTCCGCACATTTCTCGATCTCGCGACAGACATTGTTATCGCGCATGGTGGGTCTATTTCCGGCGAGCACGGCGACGGTCAGGCGCGCGCAGCGCTTCTGCCGAAGATGTTCGGTCCTGAGCTGATGCAGGCATTCCGCGAATTCAAAGCGCTCTGGGACCCGCTGAACAAGATGAACCCCGGCAAGCTCATAGATCCGGTCAACGTCTACGAACCGCATGAGAACCTGCGGTTGGGCGCAGGTTACGAATCCAAAAAGTTCGACACATATTTTCAATTCCCGGACGACAAAGGATCGTTTGCCGAGGCCACGCTGCGCTGCGTTGGCGTGGGCGCATGCCGCAAAAAAAATCCCGGAACCATGTGCCCCAGCTATATGGCCACGCAGGAAGAGCGTCATTCGACGCGTGGACGAGCTCATCTTTTATGGGAACTGATGGAGCGTGATGTACTCGATCGGGACTGGGGGAATGAGCAGGTACGCGAGGCGCTCGATCTGTGCCTTTCATGCAAAGCATGCAAGCGCGAGTGCCCGGTCAATGTCGATGTGGCCACCTACAAGGCTGAATTCCTCGCGCACTATCACGAAAGGCACAGTCATCCTCTGCGCGACTACGCTTTCGGCTTCATGGACCGCTGGGCTCGCCTAGCGTCGATAGTTCCCGGGATCACCACGCGCCTCGCGAACATGCCGTTGCAGATCCCGGGTGTGGTGTCTCTAGTCAAACAAACTCTGGGAATCGCTCCGCAGCGCGAGCTTCCACGATTCGCCGCGCACAGCTATCAAAGTCACCTGGCCTCAGACGCGCGCTCGCAGGCCCAGGTGTTGCTGTGGCCCGACACCTGGAACAACTACTACCATCCGCGTGTCCTCCAATCGGCGCGGCAAGTGCTCACGGATGCTGGTTTCGCTCCGTACACACCAAAGCAGCATGTCTGCTGCGGGCGTCCGCTCTATGATTTTGGATTTCTAAAGGAGGCGCGCGGCTATCTTGAAAGAGTCCTGCAGCAGTTCGCTCCACAGATCGACGCAGGAACAACCTTTATTTTTCTCGAGCCAAGCTGCGCCAGCGTCTTTCGCGATGAGTTACTGAACTTCTTCCCCACAGACATGCGGGCAAAGCGTCTCAGCGATCAGACTCTCCTGTTAAGCCAGTTTCTTGCGCAAAAGGCCGTCGGGTACAAGCCTCCGTCCCTTGCTGGACAACAGATCGTTCTGCATGGCCACTGCCATCACAAGTCGCTGATGAAAATGAATGATGAATTCGCCATCCTTATGGCAACGGGCGCACAGGTTGAGATGCTGGACTCAGGCTGCTGCGGCATGGCTGGTCCCTTCGGTTTTGAGAAGGAAAAATATGAAGTGTCGCAGACACTTGGCGAGCGCGTGCTGCTGCCGGCCGTTCGCATGGCGTCTCCGGAAACATTGTTAGTTGCAGATGGCTTCAGTTGCCGCGAACAGATCGCTCAAAGCACAAGCAGGCGCGCCCTGCATTTTGCCGAGGTTATTAGTAGTCTCCCTCGACAACATTCTTAA
- a CDS encoding 2-hydroxyacid dehydrogenase: MVKVGVPHWTDESLLAKLPADVVVRVLPKAPSAPIEIDFWAAPLFRKDAEPVAPYLRGVKVVQSLQAGVDWVRSFVPPGAVLCDAQGAHNVATSEWTVSVILAATKFLPFYFDLQRAGKWISREAAEDNYRSIYKTDKHSYPPVLIEELAGKTVMIVGYGSIGRSIEERLAPFGVNFIRIARTAKSGVESVDRLLDLLPSADVVVLIVPLTPETHHLMDAGAIARMKQGALLVNAARGPVVETDALVEALREKRIRAALDVTDPEPLPAGHPLWSAPNLLLTPHVGGSSPLYMSRAFDLVAEQVKRFAKGEPLKNVVEGDY, from the coding sequence ATGGTGAAGGTCGGAGTTCCGCACTGGACGGATGAGTCTTTACTCGCAAAACTGCCTGCGGACGTAGTTGTTCGAGTTCTGCCCAAAGCGCCGTCTGCGCCGATTGAGATCGATTTTTGGGCTGCGCCGTTATTTCGGAAAGACGCTGAGCCGGTAGCACCCTATCTGCGCGGTGTGAAGGTCGTGCAATCCCTGCAGGCGGGAGTCGACTGGGTGCGATCCTTCGTGCCACCGGGAGCTGTTCTCTGCGATGCGCAAGGTGCGCACAATGTGGCGACTTCCGAGTGGACGGTCTCGGTGATTCTGGCCGCGACGAAATTCCTGCCTTTCTATTTTGACCTGCAAAGGGCTGGCAAATGGATTTCGCGTGAGGCTGCGGAAGACAATTACCGGTCAATCTATAAAACCGACAAGCACAGCTATCCACCGGTCTTGATCGAAGAGTTGGCTGGCAAAACAGTCATGATCGTCGGTTACGGTTCGATTGGCAGGTCGATCGAGGAACGTCTCGCGCCATTTGGAGTGAATTTCATTCGCATTGCGCGTACAGCAAAATCTGGAGTGGAATCGGTCGACCGGCTTCTCGACCTCCTCCCGTCAGCTGACGTGGTTGTACTGATTGTGCCGCTCACTCCTGAGACGCACCACTTGATGGACGCCGGCGCAATCGCTCGCATGAAGCAGGGCGCGCTACTGGTGAATGCTGCACGAGGACCAGTGGTCGAAACGGATGCCCTGGTTGAGGCACTCAGGGAAAAGCGGATCCGCGCGGCGCTCGATGTAACGGATCCGGAGCCGCTGCCTGCGGGACACCCTTTGTGGAGCGCACCCAATCTGCTGCTGACGCCTCACGTCGGAGGATCGAGTCCGCTTTACATGTCGCGGGCTTTTGATCTGGTCGCGGAACAGGTGAAGCGATTCGCAAAGGGCGAGCCGCTTAAGAATGTTGTCGAGGGAGACTACTAA